A window of Actinomadura viridis genomic DNA:
TCAGCATCGCCAGCCGGCCGCGCGCCCTCAGCCCCATCATCGCGATGTCGACCTTGCCGCCCGTCACGAGCGGGGTGTCGAAGGTGCCGCTCACCACGGCCTTCGCCGCGCCGTCCACGGACGGGCGGCCCGCCGCCACGGCGTCGCCGCCGGAGCCGCCGCGCCCCCCGTCGCTCTCCTCCTCGGCGCCGGGCAGCGCCGAGCAGCCGGCCAGCAGTGCGGCCAGCGCCGCTGCCAGCACGGCCCGATGCCCGATGTTCATCCCCGTCACGTCCCTCCGGGTCAGCCCCTCGATCGCATATGCGAACGTCCGCTCTCATGGCACGATGGATATCGACCCAGCGGGCCTGTGCGGTCGAGAACCTAGTGTTTGCAAGTGCGAATCGTCAAGGGGGTTCCACGTGAGCGTCGCCGAGGACACCGTCACTCGGAACCGGGCGCTGCAGACGGAGTGGTACGGCGAGCCCCTGGGCGACCGCCTCCGCCGCCTCCTGGACCGCCTCGGGCTGTCCCAGTCGGGGCTGGCCGGGGTGCTGGGCCTGTCGGCGCCGATGCTGTCGCAGCTCATGTCGGGCCAGCGCGCGAAGATCAGCAACCCGGCGGTGCTGCACCGGCTGGTCGCGGCCGAGGAACTCGCCGCCGATCCGGGCTTCGACGGGCTCCCGGCAGCCGAGGTCAGGGAGCGCCTCGGCCGAATCCGGGGCGAGACCGCGGCCACCAGTTCCGGCGCCCGGGTGACCGCCGAGCGCGTCCCGGCGAGGTCCCCGGCGCGGGCGCTCCAGGCCCTCCTGCGCAGCGTCGCCTCCGCGAGCGAGATCGAGGACGCGGCCCGGCTGATCGACGCCTCCCACCCCGAGCTGGCCGAGGTGCTCCGGGTGTACGGCAACGGCCGTACGAGCGAGGCCGAGGCGCACCTCGCCCGCGTCCTCGGGCACTGAGTGACACCGAGCGGCACCGAGTGACACCGAGCGGACACGGAACGGACACGGAACTGCACGAGGCGGGCAGTGAGCGGCGGGCGCTGAGCGGACACTGAGTGGACCCCTCATATCCGCGGGAGGGCGATGATCCGGTCATGCCCGTGCGCGCTCGTCTCGATTCCTCCCGGCAATAGGGACAGGTCGTCGGCGTCCGACCCCGGCAGAGGGTCCGAAAGAAGGCATAA
This region includes:
- a CDS encoding helix-turn-helix domain-containing protein codes for the protein MSVAEDTVTRNRALQTEWYGEPLGDRLRRLLDRLGLSQSGLAGVLGLSAPMLSQLMSGQRAKISNPAVLHRLVAAEELAADPGFDGLPAAEVRERLGRIRGETAATSSGARVTAERVPARSPARALQALLRSVASASEIEDAARLIDASHPELAEVLRVYGNGRTSEAEAHLARVLGH